Proteins encoded in a region of the Quercus lobata isolate SW786 chromosome 8, ValleyOak3.0 Primary Assembly, whole genome shotgun sequence genome:
- the LOC115956941 gene encoding uncharacterized protein LOC115956941, whose product MSKALNQISRSPFTRRIEGGKLPRRFTQLTFTIYNGRRDPMEHVSHFNQRIVVHSKNKALMCKAFLSSLKPVVPRPLDSLLFMTMLEGETLKTYANRYWEMFNEIDGDFDDMAIRTFKVNLLAEHSLRKSLTGKPINSVYQLMDRIDKYK is encoded by the exons ATGAGCAAGGCGTTAAACCAAATTTCCAGGTCACCTTTCACACGGAGAATTGAAGGAGGAAAACTTCCTCGGCGATTTACTCAGCTAACATTCACAATATACAATGGTCGAAGAGACCCTATGGAACATGTAAGTCACTTCAATCAGAGAATAGTTGTCCATTCCAAGAATaaggctttgatgtgcaaggCGTTCTTGTCCAGTTTGAAGCCTGTG GTTCCTCGGCCCTTAGATTCCCTATTGTTTATGACCATGCTAGAAGGGGAGACCTTGAAAACGTACGCAAAcagatactgggagatgtttaatGAGATCGATGGTGACTTTGATGATATGGCCATAAGAACTTTCAAGGTCAACCTACTTGCCGAGCATAGTTTGAGGAAGTCTTTGACTGGGAAACCTATTAACAGTGTTTATCAACTCATGGACCGAATTGACAAGTATAAGTGA